One segment of Nostoc flagelliforme CCNUN1 DNA contains the following:
- a CDS encoding DUF3370 domain-containing protein yields MLPLLLIFPIAQLTPATPPPEEVIQPQEVRPLPGQLDTVPTFNSNSPELVLKEGILLSTFPPDGKKVPTAHLNFPFLGRFDIFAHHIARAEPAENLRRRSPSETSLYLGIILHNPSLEAVKVNIWQAASYLSQPDAPFIELPSFSQNLLGTIFAGPGDRVMSDVLRGRRQEIFPAQIEILAGQSRMLLNLPIPVQGLTPPLNGRSTLMRLQSNGTVYAASLAMFARVNPDGSERSPTLEEWQNLLDNGDLAGPRDKAPTPLEETGKPRIYGRVAGVAGGSRWRALLVDNPKARYLTIPQPGQVFSYPLSSLHGGTLGTGQIQSATMLVRYPDTAYRAHGNYGIQYNLKLPLYNNTRSPQTVSVSIQTPLKEDQLGKPGLRFLSTPARQVFFRGTVRIRYKDEQNQPKTQFVHLVQKRGQPGKPLVLLNMKAGDRSLVEVDFLYPPDATPPQVLTVSTQAEPR; encoded by the coding sequence ATGTTGCCATTGTTACTAATTTTCCCAATTGCTCAATTAACTCCTGCTACGCCACCACCTGAAGAAGTCATACAACCACAAGAAGTACGTCCTTTACCAGGTCAATTGGATACAGTGCCAACGTTTAACAGCAATAGTCCAGAATTGGTTTTGAAAGAAGGAATTTTACTCTCCACTTTTCCACCAGATGGCAAAAAAGTGCCAACGGCGCATTTGAATTTTCCCTTTCTAGGACGATTTGATATTTTTGCCCACCATATTGCTAGGGCTGAACCAGCAGAGAATTTGCGTAGGCGTAGCCCGTCGGAAACATCGCTCTATCTAGGGATAATTTTGCATAACCCTAGTTTGGAAGCAGTGAAAGTGAATATTTGGCAGGCGGCGAGTTATTTGAGTCAACCGGATGCACCATTTATTGAGCTACCATCCTTTAGCCAAAATCTTTTGGGTACAATTTTTGCCGGCCCAGGCGATCGCGTCATGTCTGATGTACTGAGAGGACGGCGACAAGAGATTTTTCCTGCCCAAATTGAGATTCTAGCAGGGCAAAGTCGAATGTTACTAAATTTACCAATTCCTGTGCAGGGATTGACACCACCTCTCAATGGTCGGTCTACATTGATGCGACTGCAAAGTAATGGCACTGTCTATGCAGCTAGCCTAGCCATGTTTGCACGGGTGAATCCCGATGGCAGTGAGCGATCGCCGACTTTAGAAGAGTGGCAGAATTTACTAGATAATGGTGATTTGGCTGGGCCACGGGATAAAGCGCCCACTCCCTTAGAAGAAACTGGCAAACCAAGAATTTACGGGCGTGTTGCTGGAGTGGCTGGTGGTTCACGATGGAGAGCTTTATTAGTAGATAATCCTAAAGCCAGATATTTGACTATTCCCCAGCCTGGTCAAGTGTTTTCCTACCCTCTGAGTAGCCTGCATGGCGGTACATTAGGAACTGGTCAAATTCAAAGTGCTACTATGCTGGTGCGCTATCCTGACACCGCATATCGCGCTCATGGGAACTATGGGATTCAATATAATCTCAAGTTGCCACTATACAACAATACTCGAAGTCCTCAAACTGTAAGCGTGTCGATACAAACACCACTCAAGGAGGATCAATTGGGAAAACCGGGGTTGCGCTTTCTTAGTACACCAGCCCGTCAAGTATTCTTTCGAGGTACAGTGCGGATACGTTACAAAGATGAGCAAAATCAGCCAAAAACTCAGTTTGTGCATTTAGTGCAAAAGAGAGGTCAACCAGGGAAACCCTTAGTTTTATTAAATATGAAAGCAGGCGATCGCTCCTTAGTAGAAGTAGACTTTCTCTATCCGCCAGATGCTACACCTCCGCAAGTATTAACAGTTTCAACTCAAGCTGAACCTCGGTAA
- the hisH gene encoding imidazole glycerol phosphate synthase subunit HisH, which produces MPVIAVVDYEMGNLHSVCKGLEKAGATPNVTYSPKELEQADAIVLPGVGAFDPAVQHLRSRGLEQPIKEVIASGKPFLGICLGLQILFESSAEGTQPGLGIIKGKVRRFRSEPDITIPHMGWNQLEVTQPKSILWEHLPSDPWVYFVHSYYVDPIDPLIRAATVTHGTQTVTAAIAHENLMAVQFHPEKSSNIGLQILSNFVAQVREKIPA; this is translated from the coding sequence ATGCCAGTAATTGCGGTCGTAGATTACGAGATGGGAAATTTGCACTCAGTCTGCAAAGGCTTGGAAAAAGCTGGAGCAACTCCTAATGTTACTTATTCTCCAAAGGAATTAGAGCAGGCAGATGCAATAGTTCTGCCGGGAGTGGGAGCATTTGATCCAGCAGTCCAACACCTGCGATCGCGTGGTTTGGAACAACCTATTAAAGAAGTGATCGCATCTGGTAAACCGTTCTTGGGAATTTGTTTAGGATTGCAAATTCTCTTTGAATCAAGTGCAGAAGGTACTCAACCAGGACTAGGAATTATCAAAGGAAAAGTGCGACGGTTTCGCTCAGAACCTGACATCACTATTCCTCACATGGGTTGGAATCAACTGGAAGTGACTCAACCAAAAAGTATTTTGTGGGAGCATTTACCGTCTGATCCTTGGGTATATTTTGTCCATTCTTACTATGTTGACCCAATAGACCCGCTAATCCGTGCAGCAACCGTCACCCACGGTACTCAAACCGTCACAGCTGCGATCGCCCACGAAAACCTGATGGCAGTCCAATTTCACCCCGAAAAATCCTCTAATATTGGATTGCAAATCCTATCTAATTTTGTTGCTCAAGTCCGCGAAAAAATTCCTGCCTAA